In Pseudoduganella albidiflava, a single window of DNA contains:
- a CDS encoding formate dehydrogenase subunit gamma, with amino-acid sequence MNHDESLKHDEKLRDKEGYPLIERYKPNERTNHWITAISFVLLAVSGLALFHPAMSWMAVFLGGGQWTRILHPFIGIVMFVSFLVLVLRFWHHNFLDATDRQWLKQMDDVLANREEKLPRIGKYNAGQKLLFWVLIVSMVGLLLTGIVMWRAWFSHLFAIDVIRVASLLHAFFAFVIILSIIVHVYAGIWIKGSMGAMIRGTVTYGWARKHHPRWFEDEMRKRKH; translated from the coding sequence ATGAATCATGATGAGAGCCTGAAGCACGATGAAAAACTGCGGGACAAGGAAGGCTACCCGCTGATCGAGCGGTACAAGCCGAACGAACGGACCAACCACTGGATCACGGCGATTTCGTTCGTGCTGCTGGCGGTCTCCGGCCTCGCCCTGTTCCACCCGGCGATGTCGTGGATGGCGGTGTTCCTCGGCGGCGGCCAGTGGACGCGGATCCTGCATCCGTTCATCGGCATCGTGATGTTCGTGTCTTTCCTGGTGCTGGTGCTGCGCTTCTGGCACCACAACTTCCTGGACGCCACGGACCGCCAGTGGCTCAAGCAGATGGACGACGTGCTGGCCAACCGCGAGGAGAAACTGCCCCGCATCGGCAAGTACAACGCCGGCCAGAAGCTGCTGTTCTGGGTGCTGATCGTGTCGATGGTGGGCCTGCTGCTGACCGGCATCGTGATGTGGCGCGCCTGGTTCTCGCACCTGTTCGCGATCGACGTGATCCGCGTGGCCTCGCTGCTGCATGCGTTCTTCGCGTTCGTGATCATCCTCTCGATCATCGTGCACGTGTATGCCGGCATCTGGATCAAGGGCTCGATGGGCGCCATGATCCGCGGCACCGTCACCTACGGCTGGGCGCGCAAGCACCACCCGCGCTGGTTCGAGGACGAGATGCGCAAGCGCAAGCACTGA
- the fdhE gene encoding formate dehydrogenase accessory protein FdhE, whose product MVQRLLEPGEIESLDHTAIPRLLLPRPGELYAARAERLRQLAQNNIKGIPVDEALASYVNVMAELVQAQAEVVKTLLPAGMPLPSQDGMRTAHEHNMPPLPVTGQRPEQWRTVFNALLDRLDAKAAGQPQLAAALAGLRALDEARLEGAADAVLGEFAEGIDAAQAPFVAAALQVTWSVMAAQLDERWAQPLVTGMLCPVCGSHPVASVIRIGGQSQGYRYLHCAICASEWHMVRVKCSCCEANAKVAYQGLTDANADPVAENVAAAREGKTLNKANDPTRVARAETCDECHGYRKIFNQEHDYNVDPLADDLASLVLDVLVSELGYARASGNPLLRLGSPE is encoded by the coding sequence TTGGTACAGCGACTGCTAGAACCGGGCGAGATCGAATCGCTCGACCATACCGCCATCCCCCGCCTGCTGCTGCCGCGGCCGGGCGAACTGTACGCGGCGCGCGCGGAACGGCTGCGCCAGCTGGCGCAAAACAACATCAAGGGCATCCCCGTCGACGAGGCGCTGGCCAGCTATGTCAACGTGATGGCCGAGCTCGTGCAGGCGCAGGCGGAGGTCGTGAAGACCCTGCTCCCGGCCGGCATGCCGCTGCCATCGCAGGACGGGATGCGCACGGCGCATGAACACAACATGCCGCCGCTGCCCGTGACGGGCCAGCGCCCGGAACAGTGGCGCACGGTCTTCAACGCCCTGCTCGACAGGCTGGACGCGAAGGCCGCCGGGCAACCGCAGCTGGCGGCCGCCCTGGCCGGCCTGCGCGCGCTGGATGAAGCGCGGCTGGAAGGCGCGGCCGATGCCGTGCTGGGCGAATTCGCCGAAGGCATCGATGCCGCCCAGGCGCCGTTCGTGGCGGCCGCGCTGCAGGTGACCTGGAGCGTGATGGCCGCGCAGCTCGACGAGCGCTGGGCCCAGCCGCTGGTCACCGGCATGCTGTGCCCCGTGTGCGGCTCGCACCCGGTGGCCAGCGTGATCCGCATCGGCGGCCAGTCGCAGGGCTATCGCTACCTGCATTGCGCGATCTGCGCCAGCGAATGGCATATGGTGCGTGTCAAGTGCTCGTGCTGCGAAGCCAATGCAAAGGTGGCGTACCAGGGGTTGACCGACGCGAACGCCGATCCGGTCGCCGAGAACGTGGCGGCCGCGCGGGAAGGCAAGACGCTGAACAAGGCCAACGATCCCACCCGCGTGGCGCGCGCCGAAACGTGCGACGAGTGCCATGGCTACCGCAAGATCTTCAACCAGGAACACGACTACAACGTGGACCCGCTGGCCGACGATCTCGCCAGCCTGGTGCTGGACGTGCTGGTTTCCGAGCTGGGCTATGCGCGCGCCAGCGGCAATCCCCTGCTGCGGCTGGGCTCTCCGGAATGA
- the selA gene encoding L-seryl-tRNA(Sec) selenium transferase, with amino-acid sequence MTETVGERDPAQPAAEPKPAVRLPAVHLLLAAPACQPLVARYGREQTVAALREVLAGLRTALLAGSAADTSDDAVLAALAARLAAANQPALRRLFNLTGTVLHTNLGRALLPDVAVQAVADALRWPMNLEWDLETGKRGDRDTLVEQHLLKLTGAEAVTIVNNNAAAVLLMLNTLASGREVIVSRGELVEIGGAFRIPDVMTRAGATLREVGATNRTHLRDYADGINAATALLMKVHASNYAITGFTSEVKLPELAPLARERNIPVVVDLGSGTLVDLEKYGLPHETTVRETIDGGADLVTFSGDKLLGGPQCGIIAGRRDLVEAIKANPLKRALRVGKLTLAALEPVLALYHAPDLLPERLTTLRLLTRSASAMRALAERLCGPMQQALGDAYAVSPEPMTSQIGSGALPVDVLPSFGLALRAAAIAGQPRRGDPLGVLERRLRALPVPVVGRIAGDTLWLDLRCLEAPQAEEFERQLAHLAPARGPGA; translated from the coding sequence ATGACGGAAACCGTCGGGGAGCGCGATCCGGCACAGCCGGCGGCGGAACCGAAGCCGGCGGTACGCCTGCCGGCCGTGCACCTGCTGCTGGCCGCCCCCGCCTGCCAGCCGCTGGTGGCGCGGTATGGCCGGGAACAGACCGTGGCCGCCCTGCGTGAAGTGCTGGCCGGGCTGCGCACCGCGCTGCTGGCCGGTAGCGCGGCCGACACATCGGACGATGCCGTGCTGGCCGCGCTGGCCGCGCGGCTCGCGGCGGCCAACCAGCCGGCCCTGCGCCGCCTGTTCAATCTCACCGGCACGGTGCTGCACACCAACCTGGGCCGCGCGCTGTTACCGGACGTGGCCGTGCAGGCCGTGGCCGATGCGCTGCGCTGGCCGATGAACCTGGAATGGGACCTGGAAACGGGCAAGCGGGGCGACCGCGATACGCTGGTCGAGCAGCACCTGCTGAAACTGACGGGCGCCGAAGCCGTCACCATCGTCAACAACAATGCCGCCGCCGTGCTGCTGATGCTGAACACGCTGGCCAGCGGCCGCGAAGTGATCGTGTCGCGCGGCGAACTGGTGGAAATCGGCGGCGCCTTCCGCATCCCCGACGTGATGACGCGCGCCGGCGCCACGCTGCGCGAAGTGGGCGCCACCAACCGCACGCACCTGCGCGATTACGCGGACGGCATCAATGCCGCCACGGCGCTGCTGATGAAGGTCCACGCCAGCAATTACGCGATCACCGGTTTCACCAGCGAAGTCAAACTGCCGGAGCTGGCGCCGCTGGCTCGCGAGCGCAACATCCCGGTGGTCGTGGACCTTGGCAGCGGCACGCTGGTCGACCTGGAAAAGTATGGCCTGCCCCATGAAACCACGGTGCGCGAAACCATTGACGGCGGCGCCGACCTCGTTACCTTCAGTGGCGACAAGCTGCTGGGCGGGCCCCAGTGCGGCATCATCGCCGGGCGCCGCGACCTGGTCGAGGCCATCAAGGCCAACCCGCTGAAGCGCGCGCTGCGCGTCGGCAAGCTCACGCTGGCGGCGCTGGAACCCGTGCTGGCGCTGTACCACGCGCCGGACCTGCTGCCGGAGCGCCTGACCACGCTGCGGCTGCTGACCCGCTCCGCCAGCGCGATGCGGGCGCTGGCCGAACGCCTGTGCGGCCCCATGCAGCAGGCGCTGGGCGATGCGTATGCCGTATCGCCCGAGCCGATGACGAGCCAGATCGGCAGCGGCGCCCTGCCCGTCGACGTGCTGCCCAGCTTTGGCCTGGCGCTGCGCGCCGCCGCCATCGCGGGCCAGCCCCGGCGCGGCGATCCGCTCGGCGTGCTGGAGCGCAGGCTGCGCGCCTTGCCCGTGCCGGTGGTTGGCCGCATCGCCGGCGACACGCTGTGGCTCGACCTGCGCTGCCTGGAAGCGCCGCAGGCCGAGGAATTCGAACGGCAGCTGGCGCACCTGGCGCCGGCTCGGGGGCCGGGCGCATGA
- the selB gene encoding selenocysteine-specific translation elongation factor, producing MIVGTAGHIDHGKTTLTRALTGVDTDRLKEEKARGISIELGYAYLPLPGGDILGVIDVPGHEKFIRTMASGVTGIDHALLVVAADDGVMPQTVEHLAILRLLGVQRGSVALTKTDRADERRIAAVEADIAALLADTPLAGAPVFRTAATQPGDPGVAALLAHLADAARTLPARDDRRLFRLGIDRVFTLAGQGTVITGTALAGRVAVGDTLVLAPGGQTARVRGIHAQSRSAAEGHGGQRLALNLAGVARDAIERGTWAVAPALQACSERIDARLLLAGGAKSAVLKAWSPVHVHLGAAHHTAHVVPLDEDIVQPGQPARVQLVFDVPVHAVPGDRFVVRNAQATQTIGGGTVLDPFGAARKRRSPARLAWLDALQAYVDSGDVADLLAHSPLGVRTAALVRLTQLPADALAPPEDCLRLPLGGGDELWIARTALERLEGSVRDALAAFHARQPDDAGPELWRLKRMAQPDAEDALWQALVARMLAAGTVAQRGHSLHLPEHSVALTPEEEALAAPLLAALERGRFDPPWVRDLGKEFRVPEDEVRRLLRKLARAGQLSQVVPDLFYHPRALAALANIVATLPDTQAATFRDATGLGRKRAIQVLEFFDRVGYTRRVRNSHLVRPNASWPDPA from the coding sequence ATGATCGTCGGCACCGCGGGCCATATCGACCATGGCAAGACCACGCTGACGCGCGCGCTGACGGGCGTCGACACCGACCGCCTGAAGGAGGAAAAGGCGCGCGGCATCTCGATCGAGCTGGGCTACGCCTACCTGCCGCTGCCGGGTGGCGACATCCTCGGCGTGATCGACGTCCCGGGTCACGAGAAATTCATCCGCACCATGGCCTCCGGCGTGACGGGCATCGACCACGCGCTGCTGGTGGTGGCGGCGGACGATGGCGTGATGCCGCAGACCGTCGAGCACCTGGCCATCCTGCGGCTGCTGGGCGTGCAGCGCGGTTCCGTGGCGCTGACGAAGACGGACCGCGCCGACGAGCGTCGCATCGCCGCCGTCGAGGCGGACATCGCCGCGCTGCTGGCCGATACGCCGCTGGCCGGCGCCCCCGTGTTCCGTACCGCCGCCACGCAGCCGGGCGATCCCGGCGTGGCCGCCCTGCTCGCCCACCTGGCCGACGCGGCGCGCACGCTGCCCGCGCGCGACGACCGCCGGCTGTTCCGCCTGGGTATCGACCGCGTCTTCACGCTGGCCGGCCAGGGCACCGTGATCACGGGTACCGCGCTGGCCGGCCGCGTGGCGGTCGGCGACACGCTGGTGCTCGCGCCCGGTGGCCAGACAGCGCGCGTACGCGGCATCCATGCGCAAAGCCGCAGCGCGGCGGAGGGGCATGGCGGGCAGCGGCTGGCGCTGAACCTGGCCGGCGTGGCCAGGGACGCCATCGAGCGTGGCACGTGGGCCGTCGCCCCCGCGCTGCAGGCGTGCTCGGAACGCATCGACGCGCGCCTGCTCCTGGCGGGCGGTGCGAAAAGCGCCGTGCTGAAGGCGTGGTCGCCCGTGCACGTGCACCTGGGCGCCGCGCACCACACCGCGCACGTGGTGCCGCTCGACGAGGACATCGTCCAGCCGGGCCAGCCGGCGCGCGTGCAACTGGTGTTCGACGTGCCGGTGCACGCGGTGCCGGGAGACCGCTTCGTGGTGCGCAACGCGCAGGCCACGCAGACCATCGGCGGCGGCACCGTGCTCGATCCGTTCGGCGCGGCCCGCAAGCGCCGCAGTCCGGCGCGGCTGGCATGGCTCGATGCGCTGCAGGCCTACGTGGACAGCGGCGACGTGGCAGACCTGCTGGCGCACAGCCCGCTGGGCGTGCGCACCGCCGCGCTGGTGCGCCTGACCCAGCTGCCCGCCGATGCGCTCGCGCCGCCGGAAGACTGCCTGCGCCTGCCGCTGGGTGGCGGCGACGAGCTGTGGATCGCCCGGACCGCGCTGGAGCGGCTGGAAGGCTCCGTGCGCGACGCGCTGGCCGCCTTCCACGCCCGGCAGCCGGACGATGCCGGCCCCGAACTGTGGCGCCTGAAACGGATGGCGCAGCCGGACGCCGAGGATGCGCTGTGGCAGGCGCTGGTGGCGCGCATGCTGGCCGCCGGCACCGTCGCGCAGCGCGGCCACAGCCTGCACCTGCCGGAGCACAGCGTGGCGCTGACGCCCGAAGAAGAAGCCCTGGCGGCACCGCTGCTGGCCGCGCTGGAACGGGGCCGCTTCGATCCGCCCTGGGTGCGCGACCTGGGGAAGGAATTCCGGGTGCCCGAGGACGAGGTGCGGCGCCTGCTGCGCAAGCTGGCCCGGGCCGGGCAATTGTCCCAGGTGGTACCGGACCTGTTCTACCATCCGCGCGCGCTGGCGGCGCTGGCGAACATCGTCGCCACGCTACCGGACACGCAGGCGGCCACGTTCCGCGACGCAACGGGCCTGGGCCGCAAGCGGGCCATCCAGGTGTTGGAGTTTTTCGACCGCGTCGGCTATACTCGCCGCGTTCGCAACAGCCACCTGGTGCGGCCCAACGCGAGCTGGCCCGACCCTGCATGA
- a CDS encoding vWA domain-containing protein, translating to MKAPFHLVPPLAIAALLAACSSGSVQQQPAQEQAAQDQASPQVPAAPVPPAPPAAPSPSVTVAGSRANITALRRPMQMPGAYYLPPMVVQQGANKFPGKDANKAVLVSEQPVSTFSADVDTASYAFVRRLLAAGSLPPADAVRVEEMVNYFPYRYAAPRDPARPFAIGTGVVPSPWQAGNQLVHIAVRGYDIAAAARPRANVVLLVDVSGSMEPADRLPLLKQAFRLFAQQLRDNDTVAIVTYANGTGVALEPTTGKDKGKIADAIAALQGGGGTAGGAGLQRAYDLAKRHFDPKAVNRVILATDGDFNLGMSDPRQLEQFIAGQRKSGVYLSILGVGEGNLNDALMQRLAQAGNGNAAYIDSLLEARKALGQELGSTMFPIANDVKLQIEFNPAHVAAYRLVGYETRMLDRQDFKDDKVDAGDIGAGHTVTAIYEITPAAAAGKLVDPPRYAGNGTRKAAAPERKAGSDELCFVKLRYKLPGESASRQIDHPVRATARATLDAAPDDQRFAIAVAAFGQKLRGEPQLAGMAYPDIAALANAARGADPDGYRAEFVRLVQMADTLDKVGPQASHGAPRPHAAIAR from the coding sequence ATGAAAGCGCCCTTCCACCTGGTCCCGCCGCTGGCCATCGCCGCCCTGCTGGCGGCCTGCAGCAGCGGTTCGGTTCAACAGCAGCCGGCGCAGGAGCAGGCCGCACAGGATCAGGCTTCACCGCAGGTGCCGGCCGCGCCAGTGCCGCCGGCACCGCCGGCCGCGCCGTCACCGTCGGTCACGGTGGCCGGCAGCAGGGCCAACATCACGGCCCTGCGGCGCCCCATGCAGATGCCCGGCGCCTACTACCTGCCGCCCATGGTCGTGCAACAAGGCGCCAACAAGTTCCCCGGCAAGGATGCCAACAAGGCCGTGCTGGTCAGCGAACAGCCGGTATCGACCTTCAGCGCCGACGTGGACACGGCCTCGTATGCGTTCGTGCGGCGCCTGCTGGCCGCCGGGAGCCTGCCGCCGGCCGACGCGGTGCGGGTCGAAGAGATGGTCAATTACTTCCCCTACCGGTATGCCGCGCCGCGCGACCCGGCCCGGCCATTCGCGATCGGCACCGGCGTCGTGCCGAGCCCGTGGCAGGCCGGCAACCAGCTGGTGCACATCGCCGTGCGCGGCTACGACATCGCCGCCGCAGCCCGGCCGCGCGCCAACGTGGTGCTGCTGGTCGACGTGTCGGGCTCGATGGAGCCGGCCGACCGGCTGCCGCTGCTGAAGCAGGCGTTCCGCCTGTTCGCCCAGCAGCTGCGCGACAACGACACCGTGGCCATCGTCACCTACGCCAACGGCACGGGCGTGGCGCTGGAACCGACCACCGGCAAGGACAAGGGCAAGATCGCCGACGCCATCGCCGCCTTGCAGGGCGGCGGCGGCACGGCCGGCGGCGCGGGACTGCAGCGCGCCTATGACCTGGCCAAGCGCCATTTCGATCCGAAGGCCGTGAACCGCGTGATCCTGGCCACCGACGGCGACTTCAACCTCGGCATGAGCGACCCGCGGCAACTGGAGCAATTCATCGCCGGCCAGCGCAAGAGCGGCGTCTACCTGTCGATTCTCGGCGTCGGCGAAGGCAACCTGAACGACGCGCTGATGCAGCGCCTGGCCCAAGCCGGCAATGGCAACGCGGCCTACATCGATTCGCTGCTGGAGGCGCGCAAGGCGCTGGGCCAGGAACTGGGCTCGACCATGTTCCCGATCGCCAACGACGTCAAGCTGCAGATCGAGTTCAATCCCGCGCACGTGGCCGCGTATCGCCTGGTCGGGTATGAAACGCGCATGCTGGACCGGCAGGACTTCAAGGATGACAAGGTGGATGCGGGCGACATCGGTGCCGGCCATACGGTGACGGCGATCTACGAGATCACGCCGGCGGCCGCCGCGGGCAAGCTGGTCGATCCGCCGCGCTATGCCGGCAACGGGACGCGCAAGGCCGCCGCGCCGGAGCGGAAGGCCGGCAGCGATGAACTGTGCTTCGTGAAGCTGCGCTACAAGCTGCCGGGCGAATCGGCCAGCCGGCAGATCGATCACCCGGTGCGGGCCACGGCGCGTGCCACGCTCGACGCCGCGCCGGACGACCAGCGCTTCGCCATCGCCGTGGCGGCGTTCGGGCAAAAGCTGCGCGGCGAACCGCAACTGGCCGGCATGGCGTATCCGGACATCGCCGCGCTGGCCAATGCCGCGCGGGGTGCCGATCCGGACGGCTACCGTGCCGAGTTCGTGCGGCTGGTGCAGATGGCCGACACGCTGGACAAGGTGGGCCCGCAAGCGAGCCATGGCGCGCCGCGGCCGCACGCCGCCATCGCCCGCTGA
- a CDS encoding arginase family protein, with translation MTIALTVFQGRAGDHNDLAIPGAMAIANCLGDMLGIAPCTVGQPARALSAGWRTELDSALPALRELQRRFESIFSAGERPLSATSRCAVSLATLPIVGRYRPDACVVWFDAHADLNTPVSTGSGYLGGLALSGPAGLWQSGLGAGIALSSIVLVGQRDLDAFEVELIASGAVRHVPPGPGLAARLADAIAGRPVYVHLDCDVLEPGIVPTDYVHANGLGLDDLRDACVAIARGEVIGVEIAEFQDAWHAGGPPVSPAPLLRAVAPLVERMQRPGHPGPASAAGDSFLGIAGPG, from the coding sequence ATGACCATCGCACTGACCGTATTCCAGGGCCGCGCCGGCGACCACAACGATCTCGCCATTCCCGGCGCCATGGCCATCGCCAACTGCCTGGGCGACATGCTCGGGATCGCCCCCTGCACGGTCGGCCAGCCGGCAAGGGCGCTGTCGGCCGGCTGGCGCACTGAACTCGACTCCGCCCTGCCGGCGCTGCGCGAACTGCAGCGGCGCTTCGAGTCGATCTTTTCCGCCGGCGAACGTCCGCTGTCGGCCACCAGCCGTTGCGCCGTGTCGCTGGCCACGCTGCCGATCGTCGGCAGGTACCGTCCGGACGCCTGCGTGGTGTGGTTCGATGCCCATGCGGACCTGAACACGCCGGTATCGACAGGCTCGGGGTATCTTGGCGGGCTTGCCCTGTCGGGACCGGCGGGCTTGTGGCAGTCCGGACTTGGCGCCGGCATTGCGCTGTCGTCCATCGTGCTGGTGGGCCAGCGCGACCTCGATGCGTTCGAAGTGGAGCTGATCGCATCGGGGGCCGTACGCCACGTGCCGCCGGGACCCGGGCTGGCGGCGCGGCTGGCCGACGCCATTGCGGGCCGGCCGGTCTACGTGCACCTCGACTGCGACGTGCTGGAACCGGGCATCGTGCCGACCGATTACGTGCATGCGAACGGGCTCGGCCTCGACGACCTGCGCGATGCCTGCGTGGCGATTGCGCGGGGCGAAGTCATCGGTGTCGAGATCGCCGAATTCCAGGATGCCTGGCATGCCGGCGGGCCGCCGGTCTCGCCGGCGCCCTTGCTGCGGGCAGTCGCGCCGCTGGTCGAGCGGATGCAAAGGCCCGGCCATCCAGGTCCGGCCAGCGCGGCCGGGGACAGCTTCCTCGGGATAGCCGGCCCGGGATAG
- a CDS encoding LysR family transcriptional regulator ArgP — translation MPHLNSAQLAAFAAIVAGGSFEAAGRALHVTASAISQRLKALEDTLGQVLVVRGTPCRATAAGQLLLRHALQVSTLEEELRLRLGMHGAEPARPVRLPVAVNADSLDGWFVEAASACCAHGGIALDLRVEDQGHSAALLRDGEVMAAISASPAATQGCSVEYLGSMRYLALAAPAFCNRYFAAGVDAATLAEAPVLVYNAKDRMQWDFMAAHGGSPDEPPAHFVPSTRAFVELAEQGLGWGMIPEHLAQANVRSGALVEIVADRHIDVGLYWHRWQIASTPLATLSEAVRDAARRHLRAPA, via the coding sequence ATGCCCCACCTGAACTCCGCCCAGCTTGCCGCATTCGCCGCCATCGTGGCAGGCGGCAGCTTCGAAGCGGCCGGCCGTGCGCTGCACGTGACCGCCTCGGCCATCAGCCAGCGGCTGAAAGCGCTGGAGGACACACTCGGGCAGGTGCTCGTCGTGCGTGGCACGCCGTGCCGTGCCACGGCCGCCGGCCAGCTGCTGCTGCGCCATGCGCTGCAGGTGTCGACGCTGGAAGAAGAACTGCGCTTGCGGCTCGGCATGCACGGCGCAGAACCGGCGCGGCCCGTCCGGCTGCCCGTTGCCGTCAATGCCGATTCACTGGACGGCTGGTTCGTGGAGGCGGCTTCGGCGTGCTGCGCGCACGGCGGCATCGCACTGGATTTGCGTGTGGAAGACCAGGGACATTCCGCCGCGCTGCTGCGCGATGGCGAAGTGATGGCCGCGATCAGCGCGTCTCCCGCCGCGACGCAGGGATGCTCGGTCGAGTACCTCGGCAGCATGCGCTACCTGGCACTGGCGGCGCCGGCATTTTGCAACCGTTATTTCGCGGCAGGCGTGGATGCCGCGACGCTGGCGGAGGCGCCCGTGCTGGTCTACAACGCCAAGGATCGCATGCAGTGGGACTTCATGGCGGCGCATGGCGGCAGCCCAGACGAACCGCCCGCGCATTTCGTGCCGTCGACGCGGGCCTTCGTGGAGCTGGCGGAACAGGGCCTCGGCTGGGGCATGATCCCGGAACACCTGGCCCAGGCCAATGTACGTTCCGGCGCGCTCGTGGAGATCGTGGCCGACCGGCACATCGACGTCGGGCTCTACTGGCATCGCTGGCAGATCGCGTCAACCCCGCTGGCGACGCTGAGCGAAGCGGTCCGGGACGCGGCGCGGCGGCACCTGCGCGCGCCAGCGTGA
- a CDS encoding cation diffusion facilitator family transporter, whose amino-acid sequence MTDTTHRNDTAAGTGAPAASAQAGQAGQTPQASRTGSQKVIYAAIVANLGIATAKFIVAGITGSAAMVAEGIHSAVDTGNELLLLLGERRSTRPADRKHPFGYGKSLYFWALIVALSVFSLGGGLSIYHGVAALQAPPPLEDPLWNYVVLGVAAVFEGYSWNVSRKALNAVRKPGTTLWQAVRASKDASVFTVFIEDTAALLGIAIAAAGIALGQYFGNPYFDPAASILIGVLLVGAAFMLARESGGLLVGESIDRDQLAALYALFRREQALDSVASLRTMQMGPEDVLLAASVQFRRGMPIDEVEQAIARLEAAIAVEHPVIRHVYFEASALRAAMR is encoded by the coding sequence ATGACAGACACCACGCACCGCAACGACACAGCCGCCGGAACGGGCGCGCCCGCAGCATCAGCCCAGGCAGGACAGGCAGGACAGACCCCTCAGGCCTCGCGCACGGGTTCGCAGAAAGTCATCTACGCCGCCATCGTCGCCAACCTCGGCATCGCCACCGCCAAGTTCATCGTGGCCGGCATCACGGGCAGCGCCGCGATGGTGGCCGAAGGCATCCACTCGGCGGTGGACACGGGCAACGAGCTGCTGTTGCTGCTGGGCGAGCGCCGCAGCACCCGTCCCGCCGACCGCAAGCATCCCTTCGGCTATGGCAAATCGCTGTACTTCTGGGCGCTGATCGTCGCCCTGTCGGTGTTTTCGCTGGGCGGCGGACTGTCGATCTACCACGGCGTGGCGGCCCTGCAGGCCCCGCCGCCGCTGGAAGACCCGCTGTGGAACTACGTCGTGCTGGGCGTGGCCGCCGTGTTCGAAGGCTACAGCTGGAACGTCTCGCGCAAGGCCCTGAACGCCGTGCGCAAGCCGGGCACCACGCTGTGGCAGGCGGTTCGCGCCAGCAAGGATGCGTCGGTCTTCACGGTCTTCATCGAGGACACGGCCGCGCTGCTGGGCATCGCCATCGCGGCGGCCGGCATCGCGCTGGGCCAGTACTTCGGCAATCCGTACTTCGATCCCGCCGCGTCGATCCTGATCGGCGTGCTGCTGGTCGGGGCGGCCTTCATGCTGGCCCGCGAATCGGGCGGCCTGCTGGTGGGCGAGAGCATCGACCGCGACCAGCTGGCCGCCCTGTACGCGCTGTTCCGGCGCGAGCAGGCGCTGGACAGCGTGGCCAGCCTGCGCACGATGCAGATGGGGCCCGAGGACGTGCTGCTGGCCGCCTCCGTCCAGTTCCGCCGCGGCATGCCGATCGACGAGGTGGAACAGGCCATCGCCCGGCTGGAAGCGGCCATCGCCGTCGAGCACCCGGTCATCCGCCACGTCTATTTCGAAGCATCGGCATTGCGCGCCGCGATGCGGTGA
- a CDS encoding MBL fold metallo-hydrolase, producing MPILSRALVLCALSGLLGAATVVQVHAAAPFAVAQAPGWYRIALGRYEVTALLDGTHPFPAHEVLTRGTASLDSADPGLADRLLAAAYLKAPVEGSINAFLVNTGTKLILVDSGAGALYGADGGHLPGNLRAAGYAPEQVDEVLLTHLHADHVGGVALGTAAAFPNAVVRVNRRDAAYWLSTAEQGKAPAFLRGMFDGAMTSLKPYIAAGRFKPFDGAGPLEEGITALASPGHTPGHTAYLVESEGERLLAWGDTVHVAPVQFPDPGVTVKYDSDATQAAAHRRQWFAEAVRRGDCVAAAHISFPGLGHVVNGVDGYRWLPLNHVARDPVPGGAPLPRPCAPRPASWQGAGLATSG from the coding sequence ATGCCCATCCTTTCCCGAGCCCTTGTCCTGTGTGCCCTGAGCGGCCTGCTGGGCGCCGCCACCGTCGTCCAGGTGCATGCCGCCGCCCCGTTCGCGGTGGCCCAGGCGCCGGGCTGGTACCGCATCGCGCTGGGCCGGTACGAGGTCACGGCACTGCTCGACGGTACCCATCCCTTCCCGGCCCACGAAGTGCTCACGCGCGGCACGGCAAGCCTGGACAGCGCCGACCCGGGCCTGGCCGACCGCCTGCTGGCCGCCGCGTACCTGAAGGCGCCTGTCGAAGGCTCGATCAATGCCTTTCTCGTCAATACGGGGACGAAGCTGATCCTCGTCGACAGCGGCGCCGGCGCCCTCTACGGTGCCGATGGCGGCCACCTGCCGGGCAATCTCCGGGCTGCCGGCTATGCGCCGGAACAGGTCGATGAAGTGCTGCTGACGCACCTGCACGCGGATCACGTGGGTGGCGTGGCGCTGGGCACGGCGGCCGCGTTCCCGAACGCCGTGGTGCGCGTAAACCGCCGCGATGCCGCGTACTGGCTCAGCACCGCCGAGCAGGGCAAGGCCCCGGCCTTTCTGCGCGGCATGTTCGACGGCGCGATGACTTCGCTGAAACCGTACATCGCCGCGGGCCGCTTCAAGCCCTTCGATGGCGCGGGGCCGCTGGAGGAGGGCATCACGGCACTGGCGTCGCCCGGCCACACGCCCGGTCACACGGCCTACCTCGTGGAAAGCGAGGGCGAGCGGCTGCTGGCCTGGGGCGACACGGTGCACGTGGCGCCCGTGCAGTTCCCCGATCCGGGCGTGACCGTGAAATACGACAGCGACGCGACGCAGGCGGCGGCGCACCGGCGCCAGTGGTTCGCCGAGGCGGTGCGGCGGGGCGATTGCGTGGCGGCCGCGCATATCTCGTTTCCCGGCCTTGGCCACGTGGTGAACGGTGTCGACGGCTACCGCTGGCTGCCGCTGAATCACGTGGCCCGCGACCCCGTGCCCGGCGGTGCGCCGCTGCCCCGGCCCTGCGCGCCCCGGCCTGCAAGTTGGCAAGGGGCAGGCCTGGCGACCAGCGGATGA